A single region of the Polyodon spathula isolate WHYD16114869_AA chromosome 40, ASM1765450v1, whole genome shotgun sequence genome encodes:
- the LOC121304835 gene encoding uncharacterized protein LOC121304835 → MRLSTALWAPAGGFLFKKWKEKFLLLTAEGTLLVCRDAESPPDFQVPLHSSCEAILRGTEIIDLPRLPLGAERESCLALILREGEYLLLLATDKEQCSQWLSVLRKVKESATQCAPLRCCKRHLTPAPQTPSRGQRETPTPEKVNQEEAGIQRRGKAGKPSFNCLCHGPPAPQRAVEAMCLMMGGAAVGSTLGYTITSATACVGQPSGIQPPDFKELGYHPAMSTQEPDIQQHSSFEFEGGASAGGGQDFDSSFDYGGFVF, encoded by the exons ATGCG tctctcaACCGCTCTCTGGGCCCCTGCAGGTGGCTTCCTGTTTAAGAAGTGGAAGGAGAAGTTCCTTTTGCTGACAGCAGAGGGCACTCTGCTGGTGTGCCGGGATGCAGAGTCTCCTCCAGACTTCCAGGTGCCGCTGCACTCCAGCTGTGAGGCCATTCTGAGGGGCACAGAGATCATAGACCTGCCCAGGCTGCCCctgggagcagagagagagagttgctTGGCTCTCATACTGAGAGAGGGGGAGTACCTCCTGCTGCTAGCTACAGACAAGGAGCAGTgcag TCAGTGGCTCAGCGTGCTTCGCAAAGTCAAAGAG AGCGCCACTCAATGTGCCCCGCTGAGATGCTGCAAACGTCACCTTACACCTGCGCCCCAAACCCCCAGCCGCGGACAGAGGGAGACCCCAACACCAGAGAAAGTCAACCAGGAGGAAG ctGGGATTCAGCGCAGGGGCAAAGCAGGGAAGCCCTCATTTAACTGCCTCTGTCACGGCCCTCCAGCCCCCCAGCGAGCCGTTGAGGCCATGTGTCTGATGATGGGGGGCGCTGCAGTGGGGTCCACTCTGGGGTACACGATCACCTCGGCCACCGCCTGTGTGGGGCAGCCCTCCGGAATACAGCCCCCCGACTTCAAAGAACTGGGGTACCATCCAGCCATGAGCACCCAGGAGCCAGACATCCAGCAGCACAGCAGCTTTGAGTTCGAGGGAGGGGCCAGCGCTGGGGGGGGGCAGGACTTTGACAGCAGCTTCGATTATGGGGGCTTTGTCTTCTAG
- the b9d2 gene encoding B9 domain-containing protein 2, translating into MAEVHVIGQIVGASGFPQHSLFCKWGVHTGGAWKLLSGLREGQTQVDNPQNEEMASWSHPIDIHFATKGLQGWPKLHLQVWHQDSFGRCELYGYGFCHVPSSPGLHELQCVTWRPVGTWQDQLSQLFIGGGPQLKTNDLIYSGADRYRLHTSAMGIVHLQLGVILRHFDRYGVEC; encoded by the exons ATGGCCGAGGTTCACGTCATTGGGCAGATTGTGGGAGCCAGCGGGTTTCCTCAGCACAGTCTCTTCTGCAAGTGGGGAGTCCACACAG GGGGCGCGTGGAAGCTGCTGTCGGGGCTGAGGGAGGGGCAGACCCAGGTAGATAACCCCCAGAACGAGGAGATGGCCTCCTGGTCTCACCCCATCGACATCCACTTCGCTACCAAGGGACTGCAAG GCTGGCCCAAGCTTCACCTGCAGGTTTGGCACCAGGACTCGTTCGGTCGCTGTGAGCTCTACGGCTACGGCTTCTGCCACGTGCCGTCCAGCCCGGGGCTCCACGAGCTGCAGTGTGTCACGTGGCGGCCCGTGGGCACGTGGCAGGACCAGCTCTCCCAGCTCTTCATCGGGGGGGGGCCCCAGCTCAAGACCAACGACCTGATCTACAGCGGGGCCGACCGCTACCGACTGCACACCTCCGCCATGGGCATAGTGCACCTGCAGCTCGGGGTCATTCTCAGGCACTTTGACAGGTACGGAGTGGAGTGCTGA
- the LOC121304836 gene encoding LOW QUALITY PROTEIN: tyrosine-protein kinase receptor UFO-like (The sequence of the model RefSeq protein was modified relative to this genomic sequence to represent the inferred CDS: deleted 1 base in 1 codon): MGRNVGYLALTVLLTCTFVLGKTLAQKGWQFVESPGNVTSSLGKPVRLRCGIRGFGEPPEIIWTRDGEPLEMSDTNQLTLHLGEEEEKIMSVSELRISSVQLSDMGGYRCALTEEEGELLSEEGYLELEGRDPQQDSPVIQTPKNWSARGTEKHCVTLRTRPDRVTSNALSLRRDCFNIERVTCCLSSCPVVCLSACLTGLNRSSSFSCEAHNRKGVATSTTGTVTVIPDKPQKLKLHSRTNQSLEISWEPGFGGVYPITVYSIQASELSAGHVIYNQNIKAPPPRHVIPGLVPFTEYRVRLSCLSSEGVSDWTDWVTMATLEGVCSRSSEGGYSRTQVCPSFAPANVSVEFNGSLALVKWEEPVGRLNGILRGYRLAYWSQEPGEVRLPVSPGEFSWHWWYVVMAVSVAIACTVMVAVYIARLHKKEAQYKEAFEPMTERGELVVRYRARRSYSRRTTEATLNTLGISDDLKEKYCTLPPSLPPSIPLKLTPAETLGEGEFGSVMEGQLSQEDYVLKVAVKTMKIAICTHSEMEDFLREAACMKEFDHSNVMRLIGVCLQSVESEGYPSPVVILPFMKHGDLHSYLLYSRLGDSPVYLPVPMLVKFMTDIARGMEYLSNKNFIHRDLAARNCMLNENMTVCVADFGLSKKIYNGDYYRQGRISKMPVKWIAIESLADRVYTSKSDVWSFGVTMWEISTRGQTPYPGVENSEIYDYLRQGNRLKQPPDCLDSIYTLMFSCWLLSPKERPRFESLRCELEKALEELPSLQEGEEILYVNMEEPMGGPQGRGRDGAPELGAVGGQDPSDCLKGPPFSLLGPPLKGGSCVTAVDVHHRSGRYVLCPAQQESTRMLRAESRESLELREEGEGAEEGPQPPPSTPPLGGHTPGSCKPKAPWQ; encoded by the exons ATGGGAAGAAACGTGGGATACCTCGCCCTGACCGTTTTGCTTACCTGCACCTTTGTTTTGGGAAAAACTCTCGCCCAAAAAG GCTGGCAGTTCGTGGAGAGCCCTGGGAATGTGACCTCGTCTCTGGGGAAGCCCGTGAGACTGCGCTGCGGGATCCGGGGTTTCGGGGAGCCCCCAGAGATCATCTGGACGAGAGACGGGGAGCCCCTGGAAATGTCCGACACCAACCAGTTGACCCTGCAcctgggggaggaggaggagaagataATGTCAGTCAGCGAGCTGCG GATCTCATCTGTCCAACTGTCTGACATGGGGGGGTACCGCTGTGCCCTgacagaggaggagggagagctcCTCTCTGAAGAGGGCTACCTGGAGCTGGAAGGTAGGGACCCCCAGCAGGACTCTCCTGTGATTCAGACACCCAAGAATtgg TCTGCCCGCGGCACAGAGAAGCA TTGTGTGACCCTGCGGACTCGCCCTGACAGGGTGACCTCAAACGCGCTCTCACTCAGGAGAG ACTGCTTTAATATTGAGAGAGTGACTTGCTGTCTTTCGTCCTGtcctgttgtctgtctgtctgcctgtctgacaGGGCTCAACAGGAGCAGTTCGTTCTCGTGTGAAGCTCACAACAGGAAAGGGGTGGCTACGTCCACGACGGGCACAGTCACAG TTATCCCAGACAAACCTCAGAAACTCAAGCTACACTCAAGAACCAACCAGTCACTGGAGATCTCGTGGGAGCCTGGATTCGGAGGGGTGTACCCCATTACTGTGTACTCCATACAG GCCTCCGAGCTATCGGCAGGTCACGTGATCTACAATCAGAACATCAAGGCCCCGCCCCCGCGTCACGTGATCCCGGGCCTGGTTCCGTTCACGGAGTACCGCGTCCGTCTGTCCTGCCTCAGCAGCGAGGGGGTCTCGGATTGGACAGACTGGGTGACCATGGCAACGCTGGAAGGAG TTTGTTCACGCTCAAGCGAGGGCGGTTACAGTCGCACCCAAGTATGCCCGAGTTTCGCTCCCGCCAATGTCAGCGTGGAGTTCAACGGCAGCCTCGCTCTGGTGAAGTGGGAGGAGCCAGTGGGCCGGTTGAACGGAATTCTGAGAGGATATCGGCTGGCCTATTGGAGCCAGGAACCAGGAGAGGTGA GGTTGCCAGTATCCCCGGGTGAGTTCTCCTGGCACTGGTGGTACGTTGTCATGGCTGTTTCCGTGGCGATCGCCTGCACGGTCATGGTCGCCGTGTACATTGCCCGACTCCACAAGAAAGAGGCGCAATACAA GGAAGCGTTCGAGCCGATGACGGAGAGAGGGGAGCTGGTGGTGCGCTACCGAGCGCGGCGTTCCTACAGCCGCAGAACCACAGAAGCCACGC TGAACACTCTGGGCATCAGCGATGACCTCAAAGAGAAG TACTGCAcgctccctccatccctccctccctccatccctctgAAACTCACACCAGCAGAGACTCTGGGAGAAG GAGAGTTTGGCTCTGTGATGGAAGGGCAGCTCAGTCAGGAGGACTACGTCCTCAAAGTTGCCGTGAAGACCATGAAAA tagCTATctgcacacacagtgagatgGAGGATTTTCTTCGGGAAGCTGCCTGCATGAAGGAGTTTGATCATAGCAACGTCATGAGACTGATCG GCGTGTGTCTGCAGAGTGTGGAGAGTGAGGGGTACCCCTCCCCGGTGGTGATCCTGCCCTTCATGAAGCACGGAGACCTGCACAGCTACCTGCTCTACTCCCGGCTCGGGGACAGCCCTGTG TACCTGCCTGTGCCAATGCTTGTGAAGTTCATGACGGACATCGCTCGAGGGATGGAGTATCTGAGCAACAAGAACTTTATTCACCGTGACCTGGCTGCTCGGAACTGCAT GTTGAATGAGAACATGACGGTGTGCGTGGCTGACTTCGGGCTCTCTAAGAAGATCTACAATGGGGATTACTACCGGCAGGGACGGATCTCCAAGATGCCGGTGAAGTGGATTGCCATCGAGAGCCTGGCCGACCGGGTCTATACGAGCAAGAGCGACGTG tggtCGTTCGGGGTGACGATGTGGGAGATTTCTACCCGGGGTCAGACCCCCTACCCAGGCGTTGAGAACAGTGAGATCTACGACTACCTACGGCAAGGGAACCGACTGAAGCAGCCGCCAGATTGCCTGGACTCCAT CTACACCTTGATGTTCTCCTGCTGGCTGCTGAGCCCCAAGGAGCGGCCCAGGTTTGAGTCGCTGCGCTGCGAGCTCGAGAAAGCCCTGGAGGAGCTCCCCAGTCtccaggaaggagaggagatcCTGTACGTGAACATGGAGGAGCCCATGGGGGGGCCTCAGGGCCGGGGGAGGGACGGGGCCCCGGAGCTGGGGGCCGTGGGGGGCCAAGACCCCTCCGACTGCCTCAAGGGGCCCCCCTTCTCCCTCCTGGGCCCCCCTCTCAAGGGAGGCTCCTGCGTCACCGCCGTTGATGTGCACCACAGGTCGGGGAGGTATGTGCTGTGCCCGGCCCAGCAGGAGAGCACCAGGATGCTGAGGGCAGAGTCTAGGGAGAGCCTGGAGCTGAGAGAGGAGGGGGAAGGGGCAGAGGAGGGCCCCCAGCCACCTCCTTCCACACCTCCGCTGGGAGGCCACACACCAGGCAGCTGCAAACCCAAAGCCCCATGGCAGTGA